A window from Chitinophaga filiformis encodes these proteins:
- a CDS encoding GPW/gp25 family protein, with protein MKNQYYKLPLDFSRILQKKDLPDCSLEESVAQHIHLLITTVLGENKDDPQYGCKLWDSDFDIRASNNEVKEQVEMAVKASISRYEQRLTQIRVMAVVSQEELTGLSSRKVKKKIKVTITGTLSRNKTPFHYSSFFYVSPLSYD; from the coding sequence ATGAAAAATCAGTATTATAAACTGCCACTGGACTTTTCCCGCATCCTGCAAAAGAAAGACCTTCCGGACTGCAGCCTGGAAGAGTCCGTGGCCCAGCATATACACCTGCTCATCACTACCGTACTGGGAGAGAATAAAGACGATCCGCAGTATGGCTGCAAACTGTGGGACTCGGATTTCGACATCCGGGCTTCCAACAATGAAGTGAAAGAGCAGGTGGAGATGGCGGTAAAAGCCTCCATCTCGCGCTATGAACAGCGGTTAACACAGATCAGGGTAATGGCAGTGGTCAGCCAGGAAGAGCTCACCGGCCTCAGTTCACGCAAGGTCAAAAAGAAGATCAAAGTGACCATCACCGGCACCCTGTCCCGCAATAAAACACCATTCCACTACAGCAGCTTCTTCTATGTGAGCCCGCTGTCGTACGATTAA
- a CDS encoding PKD domain-containing protein, whose product MNSYRPFSKITSHIDPMVLYTFLSLLAISIVLLAFQASNRETCSEAAIVLASQQHAGKTSSFTAGEVITFRADLKGGSNDGLSWDFGDSTAAAPGLQVYHAFSKAGSYTVTLRRGKCDWRQEVIVLNAPPEKEPDTRGDIYPVIEGPDEVFVGRSVTYSNHLPNATSWSWQLLQPNADTHSGNSVKYTFGSPGERILSLIVNGDSSKMVTKRITVFPAPAQRPANDHFEPIPFPEEPKPADPSAGAAAVPEKPKTPAISDDEFKFFLTQVIDKQKNASDFSQYLCDNLGARVLLNDKETDTFSHFCSRIRGKKRFKIELVNLIKDQNGCVKEIRVRYDKKFLGIF is encoded by the coding sequence GTGAATTCGTACAGACCCTTCAGCAAAATTACAAGCCATATTGACCCGATGGTATTGTATACATTCCTGTCATTATTGGCTATCAGCATAGTTTTGCTGGCATTCCAGGCGTCTAACCGGGAAACCTGCAGTGAGGCCGCAATCGTACTGGCCAGCCAGCAGCACGCCGGCAAAACCAGTTCATTTACAGCCGGTGAAGTGATCACGTTCAGGGCAGATCTGAAAGGTGGCAGCAACGATGGACTGAGCTGGGACTTCGGTGATTCCACCGCCGCCGCACCAGGCCTCCAGGTATATCATGCCTTCAGCAAGGCAGGCAGTTATACCGTTACTTTACGCCGCGGTAAATGCGACTGGCGCCAGGAAGTAATTGTATTGAATGCACCACCCGAAAAAGAACCCGACACCAGGGGAGACATTTACCCGGTCATAGAAGGCCCGGATGAAGTGTTTGTCGGACGATCTGTTACCTACTCCAATCATCTGCCCAATGCCACCAGCTGGTCATGGCAACTGTTACAGCCCAATGCAGATACCCATTCCGGCAATTCAGTGAAATATACTTTCGGTTCGCCGGGAGAACGTATCCTGTCACTGATCGTGAACGGAGACAGCAGTAAGATGGTGACCAAACGCATCACCGTATTCCCTGCTCCTGCCCAGCGCCCTGCAAATGACCATTTTGAGCCCATTCCTTTCCCTGAAGAGCCCAAACCGGCTGATCCATCAGCCGGAGCTGCTGCGGTGCCGGAAAAGCCTAAAACACCCGCTATTTCGGACGATGAGTTTAAGTTCTTCCTGACACAGGTGATCGACAAGCAGAAAAATGCCTCCGATTTCTCACAATACCTGTGCGACAATCTCGGGGCACGGGTGCTGCTGAATGATAAAGAGACTGATACTTTTTCACATTTCTGCTCCAGGATCCGTGGTAAAAAACGATTCAAAATAGAACTGGTGAACCTGATCAAAGATCAGAACGGTTGCGTGAAAGAGATCCGTGTGAGATATGACAAGAAATTCCTCGGTATATTCTGA
- a CDS encoding type VI secretion system baseplate subunit TssG, with protein MVNNAQKAAVLEEVIDHIQRLHYDVRAEVVVGELLDNDVQEAEVAVQMKNVFTRAFNKDILDAQLDDSQPYHPFITLTLSRDGLYDRLPEGLFHTFSPQKQQEVSEMVANYKKHQQEEQEARKFFRPLEHEFFLQRVFLEQREKHLLFDAFGKDADALFLSFWGIPQGLPRGPLNKLIRLLPYIHRIAGNLPLVQLYLQAILDEPVVITLENGPVAVSTGNQTGLGECRLGVDTMTGNLFYTDMPRVLVKVGPLQHRRVYDFLSWQPYGKLLDTCLGFLMPADVEAETLLEPHPDEKQVVVADSRYKEGIMGYNFFL; from the coding sequence ATGGTAAATAATGCCCAAAAAGCCGCAGTGCTTGAAGAAGTCATTGATCATATCCAACGTCTGCATTATGACGTGCGCGCCGAAGTAGTGGTAGGTGAGCTGCTGGACAATGATGTGCAGGAAGCAGAAGTGGCAGTGCAAATGAAGAACGTTTTTACAAGAGCTTTTAATAAAGATATTTTAGATGCACAATTGGATGACTCACAACCCTATCATCCATTTATCACCCTGACGCTGTCGCGCGATGGCCTGTACGACCGCTTGCCTGAAGGGTTGTTTCATACCTTCTCGCCGCAGAAACAGCAGGAGGTAAGTGAAATGGTGGCGAACTATAAGAAACATCAGCAGGAAGAGCAGGAAGCCCGTAAATTCTTTCGTCCACTGGAACATGAATTTTTCCTGCAACGTGTATTCCTTGAACAAAGGGAGAAGCACCTTTTGTTTGATGCATTCGGGAAAGATGCGGATGCCTTGTTCCTTTCTTTCTGGGGTATTCCGCAGGGACTTCCCAGGGGGCCGCTTAATAAACTTATCAGGTTATTACCGTATATTCATCGTATAGCGGGCAATCTGCCATTGGTGCAATTATATTTACAGGCCATATTGGATGAACCGGTAGTGATCACCCTTGAAAATGGACCAGTGGCTGTATCCACCGGCAATCAGACCGGCCTGGGAGAATGCAGGCTGGGTGTAGATACGATGACTGGCAACCTGTTTTACACCGATATGCCGCGGGTACTTGTAAAAGTAGGTCCGCTGCAACATCGCCGGGTATACGATTTCCTTTCCTGGCAACCTTATGGTAAATTACTGGATACCTGCCTGGGCTTCCTGATGCCGGCAGATGTGGAAGCGGAAACCTTGCTGGAACCACATCCCGATGAAAAACAGGTAGTTGTGGCCGATAGCAGGTATAAAGAGGGAATTATGGGCTATAATTTTTTCCTGTAG